In a single window of the Bacillus mycoides genome:
- a CDS encoding inositol monophosphatase family protein, which translates to MQEVWKDIDTHAKQWIREAGEQLMASLKKTLIIETKSNAADLVTNMDRETEQFLIGKIKETFPAHNILGEEGYGDEITSSNGVVWLIDPIDGTMNFVHQKRNFAISIGIYENGIGKIGLIYDPVHDELYHAVKGEGAFCNDLAIPMLEKGTVEHGVIALNAIWLTDNPLLNMEKMMMLVKKARGTRSYGCAALEMVYVATGRLDAYVTPRLSPWDFGGGQIIVEEVGGKVTTFLGTPLSIVEKSSVLVAKPGVYEELLPFVSQ; encoded by the coding sequence ATGCAAGAAGTATGGAAAGACATCGATACACACGCGAAACAGTGGATTCGAGAAGCCGGAGAACAATTAATGGCGTCACTGAAAAAAACACTTATTATAGAAACAAAGTCAAATGCAGCTGATCTAGTAACAAATATGGACCGAGAAACGGAGCAGTTTTTAATTGGGAAAATTAAAGAAACATTCCCGGCTCATAACATTTTAGGAGAAGAAGGCTATGGAGATGAGATTACCTCTTCTAATGGGGTTGTTTGGTTAATTGATCCAATTGATGGCACGATGAACTTTGTTCATCAAAAAAGAAATTTCGCAATCTCAATCGGGATTTATGAGAACGGTATCGGAAAGATTGGTCTTATTTATGATCCAGTTCATGACGAACTATATCATGCGGTAAAGGGAGAAGGGGCTTTTTGCAATGATTTAGCTATTCCCATGTTGGAAAAAGGAACGGTAGAGCATGGAGTTATAGCTTTGAATGCGATATGGCTTACTGATAATCCATTGCTTAATATGGAAAAAATGATGATGCTCGTTAAGAAGGCGAGAGGTACGAGGTCATATGGTTGTGCAGCATTAGAAATGGTATATGTTGCCACGGGAAGATTAGACGCATATGTAACACCGCGCTTATCGCCATGGGACTTTGGCGGGGGACAGATTATTGTAGAGGAAGTTGGCGGTAAAGTGACAACGTTCTTGGGAACGCCTCTTTCTATTGTAGAGAAAAGCAGTGTGTTAGTTGCAAAACCAGGAGTATACGAAGAATTATTACCATTTGTATCGCAATAA
- a CDS encoding pyridoxamine 5'-phosphate oxidase family protein, with protein MANVVEPTLTGDLVQSLRKECIVMIATTDFEKQIPNVSAISWVYAVSETSIRFAVDQRSRIVGNIRHSAGVVLTIMANESVFSISGESEILTDRMEGIPLKLTVVEVNVQEVRDVMFYGAKLATEPTYEKTYDLRAAKKLDNQVLVGMKEL; from the coding sequence ATGGCGAATGTAGTTGAGCCTACATTGACAGGTGATTTAGTACAATCTTTGCGTAAAGAGTGTATCGTTATGATAGCAACAACAGATTTCGAAAAACAAATTCCTAACGTAAGTGCTATTTCTTGGGTATATGCAGTGAGTGAAACTAGTATTCGATTTGCGGTAGATCAACGCTCACGTATTGTGGGGAATATACGGCATAGTGCAGGGGTTGTATTGACTATAATGGCGAATGAATCCGTATTTTCCATAAGTGGTGAAAGTGAAATTTTAACAGATAGAATGGAAGGGATTCCTCTAAAATTAACGGTAGTAGAAGTGAATGTACAAGAAGTTCGTGATGTTATGTTTTATGGTGCGAAACTTGCTACTGAACCAACATATGAAAAAACATATGATCTTCGAGCAGCTAAAAAGCTTGATAACCAAGTATTAGTAGGAATGAAAGAATTATAA
- a CDS encoding YlaN family protein, whose product MASETVSNHQEKALALLQADAEKILRLIKVQMDNLTMPQCPLYEEVLDTQMFGLSREVDFAVRLGLIAEEQGKAMLGELERELSALHEAFTNKQQ is encoded by the coding sequence TTGGCGTCTGAGACAGTATCAAATCATCAGGAAAAGGCACTAGCCCTTCTACAAGCGGATGCAGAGAAGATTTTAAGACTTATTAAGGTACAAATGGACAATCTTACAATGCCGCAATGTCCATTATATGAAGAAGTTTTAGACACACAAATGTTTGGACTATCCCGCGAGGTCGATTTTGCGGTTCGCCTTGGTCTTATTGCAGAAGAACAAGGGAAAGCAATGTTAGGAGAGCTCGAACGTGAGTTGTCTGCACTTCATGAAGCATTTACAAACAAACAACAATAA
- a CDS encoding YktB family protein, whose translation MTLQTFTSTDFEVFTVDGLEERMSAIKTNIHPKLEALGEQFAEYLSQQTDENFFYHVAKHARRKVNPPNDTWVAFSTNKRGYKMLPHFQIGLWGTHAFIYFGLIYECPQKVETAHAFLEHLNDLKTNIPNDFVWSIDHTKPGVKLHKTLETEDLQKMIERLATVKKAELLVGIHISPEEFSAMTNEQFLAKIESTMQPLLPLYALCNR comes from the coding sequence ATGACACTACAAACATTCACATCAACTGATTTTGAAGTCTTTACTGTTGATGGTCTTGAAGAACGAATGAGCGCAATTAAAACGAATATTCATCCTAAGCTAGAAGCTTTAGGGGAACAATTTGCAGAATATTTATCACAACAAACTGATGAAAACTTTTTCTACCATGTAGCAAAACATGCACGCCGCAAAGTCAATCCACCAAACGATACTTGGGTTGCTTTTTCAACAAATAAACGTGGATATAAAATGTTACCACACTTTCAAATTGGTTTATGGGGTACTCACGCCTTCATATACTTTGGTTTAATCTATGAGTGTCCACAAAAAGTGGAGACGGCTCACGCCTTCTTAGAACATTTAAATGATTTAAAAACAAATATTCCAAATGACTTCGTTTGGTCCATTGACCATACTAAACCAGGTGTAAAACTACATAAAACGCTTGAAACGGAAGACTTACAAAAGATGATTGAACGTTTAGCTACTGTGAAAAAAGCAGAGTTATTAGTCGGTATTCATATATCACCAGAGGAGTTTTCAGCAATGACCAACGAACAATTCCTTGCTAAGATTGAATCTACGATGCAACCACTCCTTCCTTTATATGCACTTTGTAATCGATAG
- a CDS encoding YlaI family protein translates to MRVRCMICDKKDMLDDENPMAKKLRNRPIHTYMCMECTERIAERTMERHASGNFRLYRDKKVEDDW, encoded by the coding sequence ATGAGAGTCAGATGTATGATTTGTGATAAAAAAGATATGTTAGATGACGAAAATCCTATGGCAAAAAAACTGCGTAATCGCCCTATTCATACATATATGTGCATGGAATGTACGGAACGAATTGCAGAGCGTACTATGGAACGCCATGCGAGTGGTAATTTCCGATTATATCGTGATAAAAAAGTAGAAGACGATTGGTAA
- a CDS encoding DUF5325 family protein translates to MEHIQYRFLLTAIIGVIFLIGIGIMIAENSPIGIIICIIGTFVTVGYGFVTKRKMRKSQ, encoded by the coding sequence ATGGAACACATTCAATATCGCTTTTTATTAACAGCAATTATCGGTGTTATCTTCTTAATTGGTATCGGAATTATGATTGCTGAAAATAGTCCCATCGGCATTATTATTTGCATTATCGGCACATTTGTTACAGTTGGATACGGTTTTGTAACAAAAAGAAAAATGCGTAAATCGCAATAA
- a CDS encoding YlaH-like family protein → MLERMSFFAKLCKVDENPELGMWLLYGTIILLSALVYNLGFARKLSVLKNIVIYISLAIGCTVLTFFAVFLPVGEGLVVAAIVLGIYRLRLRQAKQQKTG, encoded by the coding sequence GTGTTAGAAAGAATGTCATTTTTCGCGAAACTTTGTAAAGTTGATGAAAATCCAGAGTTAGGGATGTGGTTACTTTATGGAACAATAATTTTATTAAGTGCACTTGTATATAATTTAGGATTTGCAAGGAAGCTATCGGTACTAAAAAATATAGTGATATATATTTCTTTAGCAATTGGATGCACGGTATTAACTTTTTTTGCAGTTTTTTTACCCGTTGGAGAGGGGCTTGTTGTAGCGGCAATTGTACTTGGAATTTATAGACTGCGTTTACGTCAAGCTAAACAACAAAAAACAGGGTGA
- a CDS encoding GapA-binding peptide SR1P: MGTIVCQVCEGTIGHFEDEKTTVLYGKCGSNCDCASRDNAKA, from the coding sequence ATGGGAACAATCGTATGTCAAGTTTGCGAAGGAACAATCGGACATTTTGAGGATGAGAAAACGACAGTACTTTATGGGAAATGTGGTTCCAATTGTGACTGTGCTAGTAGAGACAATGCGAAAGCTTAA
- the speA gene encoding arginine decarboxylase, translating to MSQYETPLFTALVEHSKRNPVQFHIPGHKKGQGMDPTFREFIGHNALAIDLINIAPLDDLHHPKGMIKEAQDLAAAAFGADHTFFSIQGTSGAIMTMVMSVCGPGDKILVPRNVHKSVMSAIIFSGAKPIFMHPEIDPKLGISHGITIQSVKKALEEHSDAKGLLVINPTYFGFAADLEQIVELAHSYDIPVLVDEAHGVHIHFHDELPISAMQAGADMAATSVHKLGGSLTQSSILNVKEGLVNVKHVQSIISMLTTTSTSYILLASLDVARKRLATEGTALIEQTIQLAEHVRDAINAIEHLYCPGKEMLGTDATFNYDPTKIIVSVKDLGITGHQAEVWLREHYNIEVELSDLYNILCLITFGDTESETDTLITALQDLAATYRNRADKGVQVQVEIPEIPVLALSPRDAFYSETEVIPFENAAGRIIADFVMVYPPGIPIFTPGEIITQDNLEYILKNLEAGLPVQGPEDMTLQTLRVIKEYKPIS from the coding sequence TTGTCCCAATACGAAACACCATTGTTTACCGCTTTAGTTGAGCACAGTAAGCGAAATCCAGTTCAATTCCATATTCCTGGTCATAAAAAAGGACAGGGCATGGATCCTACATTTCGCGAATTTATTGGGCATAATGCATTAGCAATTGATTTAATTAATATTGCGCCGCTCGATGATTTACATCATCCAAAAGGTATGATTAAAGAAGCACAGGATTTAGCAGCCGCTGCTTTCGGTGCAGATCATACGTTCTTTTCTATTCAAGGTACAAGTGGTGCAATTATGACAATGGTGATGAGCGTGTGCGGTCCTGGGGATAAAATCCTCGTGCCACGGAATGTGCATAAATCAGTAATGTCAGCTATTATTTTCTCAGGTGCAAAACCAATTTTCATGCATCCTGAGATTGATCCGAAGCTCGGTATTTCACATGGGATCACAATTCAATCTGTCAAAAAGGCTCTTGAAGAGCACTCAGATGCGAAAGGCTTACTTGTTATAAATCCAACATATTTTGGGTTTGCTGCAGATTTAGAGCAGATTGTAGAATTAGCTCATTCTTACGATATTCCTGTACTTGTTGATGAGGCTCACGGTGTTCATATCCATTTTCATGATGAACTACCAATATCAGCTATGCAAGCAGGTGCAGATATGGCAGCAACAAGTGTTCACAAATTAGGTGGGTCTTTAACCCAAAGCTCTATTCTTAATGTAAAAGAAGGTCTTGTGAACGTAAAGCATGTCCAATCCATTATTAGCATGCTTACGACTACATCAACTTCTTACATTTTGTTAGCATCCCTTGATGTTGCTAGAAAACGTCTTGCTACAGAAGGAACAGCTCTCATAGAACAAACAATACAATTAGCTGAGCATGTTCGTGATGCTATTAATGCTATTGAGCATCTTTATTGTCCCGGAAAAGAAATGCTAGGAACAGATGCTACTTTTAACTATGATCCTACAAAGATAATTGTATCTGTAAAAGATTTAGGTATTACAGGCCATCAGGCTGAAGTATGGCTTAGAGAACATTACAACATTGAAGTAGAACTCTCTGATTTATATAACATACTTTGTCTTATCACATTTGGAGATACAGAAAGTGAAACAGATACACTTATTACAGCATTACAAGATTTAGCAGCAACATATAGAAATAGAGCAGACAAAGGTGTTCAAGTACAAGTAGAAATACCAGAAATACCTGTGCTAGCACTTTCTCCTAGAGATGCTTTTTATTCAGAAACAGAAGTCATTCCATTTGAAAACGCAGCAGGTCGTATTATAGCTGATTTTGTTATGGTTTATCCGCCAGGGATTCCAATCTTTACTCCGGGGGAAATTATTACACAAGATAACTTAGAGTATATTCTTAAAAATTTAGAAGCTGGGTTACCTGTACAAGGTCCTGAAGATATGACATTACAAACATTACGTGTTATTAAAGAGTACAAGCCTATCAGTTGA
- a CDS encoding PhoH family protein — protein MDKIYVLDTNVLLQDPLSIFSFATNEVVIPAVVLEEVDSKKRYMDEVGRNARYVSKLIDKFREIGKLHESIPLENGGTFRIELNHRSFVQLQDIFVEKTNDNRILAVAKNLSLEEQEKEDGKSVILVSKDVLVRVKADAIGLQAEDYLSDRVIEVENIYSGFLEGYISKEQLDYFYEKGELPLSEIANHPFYPNQFVVMKDALGGSSSALGIVDHLGKKVKKLIFHNEQVWGIRPRNVQQIMGLELLLREDIPLVTLTGKAGTGKTLLALASGLMQTEDLGLYKKLLVARPIVPVGKDIGYLPGEKEEKLRPWMQPIFDNLEYLFNTKKPGELDAILAGMGSIEVEALTYIRGRSIPDQFIIIDEAQNLTKHEVKTILTRVGEKSKIVLMGDPQQIDHPYLDEYNNGLTYVVEKFKEQRISGHVKFVKGERSNLAQLAADLL, from the coding sequence TTGGATAAAATTTATGTGTTAGATACGAATGTACTTTTGCAGGATCCTTTATCTATTTTTTCATTTGCAACAAATGAAGTAGTGATTCCAGCAGTTGTATTAGAAGAGGTTGATTCGAAAAAACGTTATATGGATGAAGTAGGACGAAATGCTCGCTATGTATCTAAGTTAATCGACAAATTTCGCGAAATAGGAAAGCTGCATGAAAGTATTCCGTTAGAAAACGGCGGTACATTTCGTATTGAATTAAATCATCGCTCATTTGTTCAACTGCAAGATATTTTTGTAGAAAAAACAAATGATAATCGAATTTTAGCGGTAGCGAAAAACCTCTCTTTAGAAGAACAAGAAAAAGAGGACGGGAAATCAGTTATTTTAGTAAGTAAAGATGTACTCGTAAGGGTAAAAGCTGATGCAATCGGATTGCAGGCCGAAGATTATTTAAGTGACCGAGTAATCGAAGTGGAAAATATATATTCAGGATTTTTAGAAGGGTATATATCAAAAGAACAGTTAGATTATTTTTATGAAAAAGGTGAACTACCTTTATCTGAAATCGCAAATCATCCTTTTTATCCAAATCAGTTTGTTGTAATGAAAGATGCACTAGGGGGTTCTAGTTCTGCACTTGGGATTGTGGATCATTTAGGTAAGAAGGTAAAAAAACTTATTTTTCACAATGAACAAGTGTGGGGGATACGCCCACGAAACGTGCAGCAAATTATGGGATTAGAATTGCTACTTCGGGAAGATATTCCACTTGTAACGTTAACAGGGAAAGCCGGTACAGGAAAAACGTTACTTGCATTAGCTTCGGGACTAATGCAAACGGAAGATTTAGGGTTATATAAAAAACTACTTGTCGCGAGACCAATTGTACCGGTAGGGAAAGATATAGGCTATTTACCAGGAGAGAAAGAGGAAAAATTAAGACCGTGGATGCAGCCGATTTTTGATAATCTAGAGTATTTATTCAATACGAAAAAGCCTGGGGAGCTAGATGCTATTTTAGCTGGAATGGGTTCGATTGAAGTAGAAGCGCTTACCTATATACGCGGGAGAAGTATTCCAGACCAGTTCATTATAATTGACGAGGCACAAAATTTAACGAAGCATGAAGTAAAGACGATACTAACAAGGGTAGGCGAAAAAAGTAAGATTGTATTAATGGGGGATCCTCAGCAAATTGATCACCCGTATTTAGATGAATATAATAACGGTTTAACATATGTTGTAGAGAAGTTTAAAGAACAACGTATTAGTGGTCATGTAAAGTTTGTTAAAGGAGAGCGTTCTAATTTAGCACAACTAGCAGCGGATTTATTATAA
- a CDS encoding DUF1885 family protein produces MQHAFITLVPKSNQQSVSIEDVKHLFHNYKTVTSKTGNQINYAYTNTAFPYEILDTSATTLKLQSSHDRYDSIYVGIGIEKEQSFIQVSLPTTATFGDKGKANEFSRFLAKKLEGELQLFNGRTMYFYKR; encoded by the coding sequence ATGCAACACGCCTTTATCACACTTGTACCTAAATCCAATCAACAATCTGTTTCAATAGAAGATGTTAAACACCTTTTTCATAACTATAAAACCGTTACTTCCAAGACTGGTAATCAAATTAATTATGCTTATACAAATACAGCTTTTCCTTATGAAATATTAGATACATCAGCAACAACATTAAAACTCCAATCGAGTCACGATCGATATGATTCTATTTATGTTGGGATTGGAATAGAAAAGGAACAATCTTTTATTCAGGTTTCTTTGCCTACTACAGCAACATTTGGTGATAAAGGAAAAGCAAATGAATTTAGCCGTTTTCTAGCGAAGAAATTAGAAGGAGAGTTACAACTATTTAATGGAAGAACAATGTATTTCTATAAACGTTAA
- the typA gene encoding translational GTPase TypA: MLKKRQDLRNIAIIAHVDHGKTTLVDQLLRQAGTFRANEHIEERAMDSNDLERERGITILAKNTAIHYEDKRINILDTPGHADFGGEVERIMKMVDGVLLVVDAYEGCMPQTRFVLKKALEQNLTPIVVVNKIDRDFARPDEVVDEVVDLFIELGANEDQLEFPVVFASAMNGTASLDSNPANQEENMKSLFDTIIEHIPAPIDNSEEPLQFQVALLDYNDYVGRIGVGRVFRGTMKVGQQVALMKVDGSVKQFRVTKLFGYIGLKRQEIEEAKAGDLVAVSGMEDINVGETVCPVEHEEALPLLRIDEPTLQMTFLVNNSPFAGREGKFITSRKIEERLRSQLETDVSLRVDNTDSPDAWIVSGRGELHLSILIENMRREGYELQVSKPEVIIKDVDGVRSEPVERVQIDVPEEYTGSIMESMGARKGEMLDMVNNGNGQVRLTFMVPARGLIGYTTEFLTLTRGYGILNHTFDCYQPVHAGQVGGRRQGVLVSLEAGKASQYGIMQVEDRGVIFVEPGTEVYAGMIVGEHTRENDLTVNVVKMKQQTNIRSATKDQTSTMKKPRLMTLEESLEYLNDDEFCEVTPESIRLRKKILDKSERERAAKKKKSVEA; the protein is encoded by the coding sequence ATGTTGAAAAAACGACAAGATTTACGAAATATAGCAATTATTGCCCACGTTGACCATGGTAAAACAACACTTGTTGACCAGTTATTACGTCAAGCGGGGACGTTCCGTGCGAATGAACATATTGAAGAACGCGCAATGGACTCAAATGATCTAGAAAGAGAACGTGGTATTACAATTTTAGCGAAGAATACTGCGATTCACTATGAAGATAAAAGAATTAACATTTTAGATACACCTGGTCACGCTGACTTCGGTGGAGAAGTAGAACGTATCATGAAAATGGTTGATGGTGTTCTACTTGTAGTTGATGCATATGAAGGTTGTATGCCACAAACACGATTTGTTTTAAAGAAAGCTCTTGAGCAAAACTTAACTCCAATCGTTGTTGTAAACAAAATTGACCGTGACTTCGCTCGCCCTGATGAAGTAGTTGATGAAGTAGTTGACTTATTCATCGAACTTGGTGCAAACGAAGATCAATTAGAGTTCCCAGTTGTATTTGCATCAGCAATGAACGGAACAGCAAGCTTAGATTCAAATCCAGCAAATCAAGAAGAGAATATGAAATCATTGTTTGACACAATCATTGAACATATTCCAGCACCAATTGATAACAGCGAAGAGCCACTTCAATTCCAAGTAGCACTTCTTGATTACAATGACTATGTTGGTCGTATTGGGGTTGGACGCGTATTCCGCGGTACAATGAAAGTAGGACAACAAGTTGCATTAATGAAAGTTGACGGAAGTGTAAAACAATTCCGTGTAACTAAATTATTTGGTTACATTGGATTAAAACGTCAAGAAATTGAAGAAGCAAAAGCTGGAGATTTAGTAGCTGTTTCAGGTATGGAAGACATTAACGTAGGTGAAACGGTATGTCCGGTTGAGCATGAAGAGGCTTTACCATTATTACGTATTGATGAGCCAACATTACAAATGACATTCCTTGTAAATAACAGCCCATTTGCAGGTCGTGAAGGTAAATTCATTACTTCTCGTAAAATTGAAGAGCGTCTTCGTTCACAATTAGAGACAGATGTAAGTTTACGTGTAGATAATACAGATTCTCCTGATGCATGGATCGTATCTGGACGCGGAGAGTTACATTTATCAATCTTAATTGAAAACATGCGTCGTGAAGGTTATGAACTACAAGTATCTAAGCCTGAAGTAATTATTAAAGATGTCGATGGCGTAAGAAGTGAGCCTGTAGAGCGCGTACAAATCGATGTTCCTGAAGAATACACTGGTTCTATTATGGAATCAATGGGCGCACGTAAAGGTGAAATGTTAGATATGGTGAATAACGGAAACGGTCAAGTTCGCCTTACTTTCATGGTTCCAGCACGTGGGTTAATTGGTTACACAACAGAATTCCTAACATTAACTCGTGGTTATGGTATTTTAAACCACACATTTGATTGCTACCAACCAGTACATGCTGGACAAGTGGGTGGACGTCGTCAAGGTGTTCTAGTTTCACTTGAAGCAGGAAAAGCATCACAATACGGTATTATGCAAGTTGAAGACCGTGGTGTAATCTTCGTTGAACCAGGTACAGAAGTATATGCTGGTATGATCGTTGGAGAACATACACGTGAGAATGATTTAACAGTTAACGTTGTAAAAATGAAACAACAAACTAACATTCGTTCTGCGACGAAAGATCAAACTTCAACAATGAAAAAACCACGCCTAATGACTTTAGAAGAGTCATTAGAGTACTTAAACGATGACGAGTTCTGTGAAGTAACTCCAGAATCAATTCGTCTACGTAAAAAGATTCTTGATAAGAGTGAGCGCGAAAGAGCTGCTAAGAAAAAGAAATCTGTTGAAGCATAA
- a CDS encoding protein-glutamine gamma-glutamyltransferase — protein sequence MIVIGRSIVHPYITNEYEPFAAEKQQILSIMAGNQEVYSFRTADELSFDLNLRVNIITSALELFQSGFQFRTFQQSFCNPQFWERTSLGGFQLLPNIAPSIAIQDIFKNGKLYGTECATAMIIIFYKALLSLYEEKTFNRLFANLLLYTWDYDRDLKLITKTSGDIVPGDLVYFKNPQVNPATIEWQGENTIYLGNFFFYGHGVGVKTKEEIIYSLNERRIPYAFISAYLTDFITRIDSRMMSQHAPPNTPQTSIGFIPIRDDAIVATVGHTTTIY from the coding sequence ATGATTGTGATAGGCCGTTCTATTGTACACCCTTATATCACAAATGAATATGAGCCATTTGCAGCTGAAAAACAACAGATTTTATCCATAATGGCGGGAAATCAAGAAGTTTATTCCTTCCGAACAGCCGATGAACTCAGCTTTGATCTTAATTTACGAGTTAATATTATTACTTCCGCGCTAGAACTTTTTCAAAGTGGATTTCAGTTTCGTACGTTTCAACAATCTTTTTGCAATCCTCAGTTTTGGGAAAGAACATCACTTGGCGGATTTCAACTACTTCCAAACATAGCCCCTTCCATTGCCATCCAAGATATTTTTAAAAACGGAAAACTATATGGAACTGAATGTGCCACCGCAATGATTATCATTTTTTACAAAGCATTACTATCATTATATGAGGAAAAAACTTTCAACCGTCTATTCGCAAACCTCTTACTTTATACATGGGACTACGATCGCGACTTAAAGCTCATAACAAAAACGAGTGGCGATATCGTTCCAGGTGACCTCGTTTACTTTAAAAACCCACAAGTTAATCCAGCTACGATTGAGTGGCAAGGAGAAAATACAATCTATCTAGGAAACTTCTTTTTTTACGGACATGGCGTAGGCGTAAAAACGAAAGAGGAAATTATTTATTCATTAAATGAACGAAGGATCCCTTATGCTTTTATTTCAGCTTATTTAACCGATTTTATTACTCGTATTGATAGCCGTATGATGAGTCAACATGCCCCTCCTAACACGCCACAAACATCAATTGGATTTATTCCTATTAGAGATGATGCAATTGTTGCAACAGTCGGACATACAACTACAATCTATTAA
- a CDS encoding UPF0223 family protein translates to MEYQYPLDYDWSNEEMVAVVKFYEAIEKVYEKGVLREDLMELYRRFKEIVPSKAAEKKIDKEFQEVSGYSIYRTIQRAKEVAEKKIVKM, encoded by the coding sequence ATGGAATATCAATATCCACTTGATTACGATTGGTCAAATGAAGAAATGGTAGCAGTTGTAAAGTTTTATGAAGCGATTGAAAAGGTATATGAAAAAGGAGTTTTGAGAGAAGATTTGATGGAATTATATCGTCGTTTTAAAGAGATTGTGCCATCGAAGGCAGCGGAGAAAAAAATTGATAAAGAATTTCAAGAAGTAAGTGGATATTCTATATATCGTACGATTCAAAGAGCAAAAGAAGTAGCGGAAAAAAAGATTGTAAAAATGTAA
- a CDS encoding GapA-binding peptide SR1P codes for MGTIVCQDCEGTIAHFEDEKVTVLYGKCGSCGCDHTEHTKAQ; via the coding sequence ATGGGAACAATCGTATGTCAAGATTGTGAAGGTACAATTGCACACTTCGAGGATGAGAAAGTAACGGTACTTTACGGGAAATGTGGATCTTGCGGATGTGATCACACAGAACATACAAAAGCCCAATAA
- a CDS encoding GapA-binding peptide SR1P, whose amino-acid sequence MGTIVCQVCEGTIAHFEDEKSTVLYGKCGSHCECDHKEHTKA is encoded by the coding sequence ATGGGAACAATCGTATGCCAAGTTTGTGAAGGAACAATCGCACATTTTGAAGATGAAAAATCAACAGTACTTTATGGGAAATGTGGATCTCATTGCGAATGTGACCATAAAGAACATACAAAAGCTTAA
- a CDS encoding DUF3055 domain-containing protein — protein sequence MFEKLYDEHESVKVRFLGFMTHDTRYDFGVIYTNMFFGKPLIVCMQTGRSTLLGRDDVENVPYIQETFKLGSEEEAEELAQFFKFLVPSTSLHAEYEE from the coding sequence ATGTTTGAAAAATTGTATGATGAGCATGAAAGTGTGAAGGTACGATTTTTAGGATTTATGACGCATGATACACGTTATGATTTTGGAGTTATTTATACAAATATGTTTTTTGGAAAGCCACTTATTGTTTGTATGCAAACAGGGAGATCTACTTTGCTTGGGAGAGATGATGTAGAAAATGTTCCATATATACAGGAAACTTTTAAGTTAGGATCGGAAGAGGAGGCGGAGGAGTTAGCTCAATTTTTTAAATTTCTTGTTCCGTCTACTTCTTTGCATGCGGAGTATGAAGAATAA